The following coding sequences are from one Patescibacteria group bacterium window:
- the rpsB gene encoding 30S ribosomal protein S2, with protein sequence MREVTLLEMLQKGVHFGHQESRWNPKMDQYIFTSRNGIHIINLESTLAKLQAAAVFAQTVGKGGGNVLFVGTKRQAKDIVRRAAEDCGMPFAVERWIGGTLTNFSTIHELIKKLRRLKSEKSVGLFEKYTKKERLSFQDEIEKLQRDIGGMEYMDTLPAALFVVDAAKERTAVREARKMNIPIIAMCDTNANPDAVQYAIPANDDATKSIDLVATVLAEAIAEGKKLMPATAPAAAPAVPATPTV encoded by the coding sequence ATGCGCGAGGTCACACTCCTCGAAATGCTCCAAAAGGGCGTCCACTTCGGGCACCAGGAATCACGCTGGAACCCCAAGATGGATCAGTACATCTTCACGTCCCGCAACGGGATTCACATCATTAACCTGGAATCCACCTTGGCCAAGCTTCAGGCCGCGGCCGTGTTTGCGCAGACCGTGGGTAAAGGTGGTGGCAACGTGCTCTTCGTGGGCACCAAGCGCCAGGCCAAGGACATTGTGCGCCGGGCAGCAGAAGACTGCGGCATGCCCTTTGCCGTGGAACGTTGGATTGGCGGCACACTGACCAACTTCAGCACCATTCACGAGCTCATCAAGAAGCTCCGCCGGCTGAAGAGCGAGAAGTCGGTTGGCTTGTTTGAAAAGTACACCAAGAAAGAACGCCTGAGCTTCCAAGATGAAATTGAAAAATTGCAACGGGATATTGGCGGCATGGAGTATATGGACACTCTGCCTGCAGCCTTGTTCGTGGTTGACGCGGCGAAAGAGCGGACGGCAGTGCGTGAAGCGCGGAAGATGAACATTCCGATTATTGCCATGTGCGACACGAACGCCAATCCTGACGCCGTGCAGTACGCCATTCCCGCGAATGACGATGCCACCAAGTCCATTGACCTGGTTGCCACTGTGCTGGCTGAAGCGATTGCCGAAGGGAAGAAGCTGATGCCTGCTACCGCACCTGCTGCGGCACCAGCGGTTCCCGCAACCCCAACCGTCTAA
- the tsf gene encoding elongation factor Ts (EF-Ts; functions during elongation stage of protein translation; forms a dimer; associates with EF-Tu-GDP complex and promotes exchange of GDP to GTP resulting in regeneration of the active form of EF-Tu), protein MPVSISDIQTLRERTGVGMMDAKKALEAHNGDIDAAITELRKSGQKVADAKQSRQTREGVIGTYVHSNNKVVGVIALACETDFVARTEAFQELAHELAMHVAAMSPIYVSSEDIPADVLAKEEEIAKSQAAGKPEAVVANIVAGKIRKYAEDHCLLDQAYFKDDSLRVRDVIGAAVQRLGENIQVRSIARHAL, encoded by the coding sequence ATGCCCGTATCCATTTCCGATATCCAAACCCTACGTGAACGTACTGGTGTTGGCATGATGGATGCCAAGAAGGCATTGGAAGCGCACAACGGCGATATTGACGCGGCCATCACCGAGCTCCGGAAGTCTGGCCAGAAAGTGGCTGACGCGAAGCAGAGCCGCCAAACCCGAGAAGGGGTGATTGGTACCTACGTGCACTCGAACAACAAGGTTGTGGGCGTCATTGCCCTGGCGTGTGAAACTGACTTCGTTGCCCGCACCGAAGCTTTCCAAGAGTTGGCGCATGAGCTGGCTATGCACGTGGCGGCCATGTCACCAATCTACGTGAGCAGTGAGGACATTCCCGCAGACGTGCTGGCGAAGGAAGAGGAAATTGCCAAGAGCCAAGCCGCGGGGAAACCGGAAGCTGTGGTCGCAAATATTGTTGCTGGGAAAATTCGAAAGTACGCGGAAGACCATTGCTTGCTGGACCAGGCGTACTTCAAGGATGACAGCCTGCGCGTGCGTGATGTCATTGGTGCGGCAGTGCAACGCTTGGGTGAGAATATCCAAGTTCGCAGCATTGCCCGGCACGCTCTGTAA
- a CDS encoding tetratricopeptide repeat protein, with protein sequence MLTDWILLGIFAAAVITCAVIIWRKLPTLAGIRIEATAKFQNEAKKQAILDQRLQQKLGTVEAAIARNAKRVFAKGMTGMQRLRQHLVKMEREYRRKVMAQKSLEDPLALRSRVATGLADAQAAFEREEYARAEQLYVDVVSLDPKNADAYLGLADVAMAQKNYPNAREALQFVLKLRSSSDGAYSRLGHIASEEGKLAEAEADLLQSVALNAKVASTQFDLGLVEEQLGNQDRATAALREAVMLEPANPKYLDGVLEYALRRQDRALAEENLARLREANPENQKIVEFAERIAALPEKKAETKTAK encoded by the coding sequence ATGCTCACGGACTGGATTCTCCTGGGGATTTTCGCAGCAGCAGTCATTACCTGCGCGGTTATCATCTGGCGAAAATTGCCAACCCTGGCTGGCATCCGCATTGAAGCAACAGCAAAATTTCAAAACGAAGCAAAGAAGCAAGCTATTCTTGACCAACGGTTACAGCAGAAGCTGGGTACGGTGGAAGCGGCGATTGCCCGCAATGCCAAACGCGTGTTTGCGAAGGGTATGACAGGGATGCAGCGTCTGCGTCAGCACTTGGTCAAGATGGAACGCGAGTACCGGCGGAAAGTCATGGCGCAGAAGTCGTTGGAAGATCCACTGGCACTTCGGTCCCGCGTCGCAACTGGACTGGCTGATGCGCAAGCCGCTTTTGAACGGGAAGAGTACGCCCGGGCAGAGCAGCTGTACGTGGATGTGGTGAGCCTGGATCCAAAGAATGCAGATGCGTACCTGGGTTTGGCTGACGTGGCCATGGCGCAGAAGAATTACCCCAACGCCCGGGAAGCTCTGCAATTCGTGCTCAAACTCCGGTCGTCCAGTGACGGCGCCTACTCTCGCCTGGGGCACATTGCCAGCGAAGAGGGGAAGCTGGCTGAAGCGGAAGCTGATCTCTTACAATCCGTGGCCCTGAATGCAAAAGTGGCCAGTACGCAGTTTGACCTGGGGTTAGTAGAAGAGCAACTCGGTAACCAAGACCGAGCCACTGCAGCCCTGCGTGAGGCCGTGATGCTGGAACCGGCAAACCCAAAGTACTTGGATGGTGTGCTAGAGTACGCGCTCCGACGGCAGGATCGCGCCCTGGCTGAGGAAAACTTGGCCCGCTTGCGCGAAGCAAACCCAGAAAACCAGAAGATTGTGGAATTTGCTGAACGTATTGCCGCACTGCCAGAAAAAAAAGCCGAAACCAAAACAGCAAAGTAG
- the rpmG gene encoding 50S ribosomal protein L33 produces the protein MSQDNLIKLECTVCKHVNYHTHKNVKTIKVRLQLKKHCTWCGKHTLHKESK, from the coding sequence ATGTCTCAAGATAATCTGATTAAGTTAGAGTGCACCGTGTGCAAGCATGTGAATTACCACACGCACAAAAATGTGAAAACCATTAAGGTGCGTTTGCAATTGAAAAAGCACTGCACCTGGTGCGGCAAGCACACGCTACACAAAGAGTCCAAGTAA
- a CDS encoding HDIG domain-containing metalloprotein gives MLRAEAEALLHEFTKNVNLRKHALCVEAVMRFYAKKFGENEEQWGIVGLLHDFDYEIHPTIAEHPQNGSAILRERGVAEEVIHAILAHAPHTGEPWDTQLKKTIFAADELAGFVVAVALVRPNKKLSEVTVESVLKKLKSSAFAANVSREEITQGVKELGIPLESHVQNTIQALQGISDTLGL, from the coding sequence ATGCTCCGAGCAGAAGCTGAGGCGTTGCTGCACGAGTTCACGAAGAATGTAAACCTCCGCAAGCACGCGCTGTGCGTTGAGGCGGTCATGCGTTTCTACGCCAAAAAGTTTGGCGAAAATGAGGAGCAGTGGGGGATTGTCGGACTCCTTCATGACTTTGATTACGAAATTCATCCGACTATAGCCGAACATCCCCAGAATGGTTCGGCAATTTTACGGGAACGCGGCGTAGCAGAAGAGGTCATCCATGCCATTCTGGCACACGCTCCACATACTGGTGAGCCGTGGGATACGCAACTGAAGAAAACTATTTTTGCAGCTGATGAACTGGCTGGTTTCGTGGTCGCGGTGGCGTTAGTTCGGCCCAACAAGAAGCTATCTGAAGTTACAGTGGAAAGCGTGTTGAAGAAGTTGAAATCTTCCGCATTTGCTGCCAATGTGAGTAGGGAGGAGATTACCCAAGGCGTGAAAGAGTTGGGCATCCCCCTAGAAAGTCACGTCCAAAACACCATTCAGGCTTTACAAGGCATTAGTGATACACTGGGGTTGTAG
- a CDS encoding HAD family hydrolase: MTEPKPRAVLFDADGVTIIPQAPFSVQYAAAHGLDAKVLGSFFDERFGEALIGKRDLKELLEERRALWQWDGSMEDLLKQWFAAENVRNEALVTLIQQARKNGIRCYLATNQEKYRTQFIKESMFPGVFDKVFSSADIGVKKPDPKYYRFIIDELRRSQVITEPGDLAYFDDQSSNVESAGKLGIRAYLYSDVSQVEKLLQL, from the coding sequence ATGACCGAACCGAAACCACGTGCTGTACTCTTCGATGCTGATGGAGTGACGATTATTCCCCAGGCGCCGTTTTCCGTGCAGTATGCTGCAGCGCATGGACTTGATGCCAAAGTGCTTGGGTCTTTTTTTGATGAGCGTTTTGGTGAGGCGCTCATTGGGAAGCGTGATCTCAAAGAGCTCCTGGAAGAGCGTCGTGCACTCTGGCAATGGGATGGCTCCATGGAAGACCTTTTGAAGCAGTGGTTTGCAGCGGAGAATGTGAGAAACGAAGCATTGGTAACGCTCATCCAACAAGCCAGGAAAAATGGGATTCGGTGCTACCTTGCTACAAACCAAGAGAAGTATCGCACGCAGTTTATCAAGGAAAGTATGTTCCCTGGGGTATTTGATAAAGTATTTTCTTCGGCGGATATTGGGGTCAAAAAACCAGATCCAAAGTATTACAGGTTTATCATTGATGAATTACGTCGTTCTCAGGTCATTACCGAGCCGGGCGACCTGGCGTATTTTGATGACCAGTCTTCAAATGTGGAGTCAGCTGGAAAGCTGGGGATACGTGCATACCTCTATTCCGACGTTTCTCAGGTAGAGAAGTTGTTGCAGTTGTAA
- a CDS encoding HAD family phosphatase: MANQESQKTIKAIIFDFGDVICFWDDETMSPKRAQSLNLPKDSIHDLFFEYLREGGDGKYHSALDFYDRAKPQTPISREVFEQLFTEWDSTSHIDEEMVRLIKKLKRTYKIGLLSNFTKGLEEYLIDRFHMHRLFDSIVSSYNLKMRKPILDVYHYSAKDLGVQPEECLFIDDIEKNVQAARQIGMQGIAFTNLEKLKEQLLGILGLKV, translated from the coding sequence ATGGCGAACCAAGAATCTCAAAAAACCATTAAGGCTATTATTTTTGATTTTGGAGACGTTATTTGTTTTTGGGATGATGAGACAATGAGCCCCAAACGGGCACAGTCCCTCAATTTACCCAAAGACAGTATCCATGATCTTTTTTTCGAGTATTTACGAGAGGGTGGAGATGGAAAGTACCATAGCGCGCTTGATTTTTACGACCGAGCAAAACCGCAAACCCCAATTTCCCGTGAAGTTTTTGAGCAATTATTTACAGAATGGGATAGCACCAGCCATATAGATGAAGAAATGGTTAGGCTCATTAAAAAATTGAAGCGCACCTACAAAATTGGCTTGCTTTCCAATTTTACCAAAGGGTTAGAAGAGTATTTGATTGACCGCTTTCATATGCACCGTCTCTTTGATTCAATTGTTAGTTCTTACAACTTAAAAATGCGAAAGCCAATTTTGGATGTGTATCATTATTCGGCCAAGGATCTTGGCGTCCAGCCTGAGGAATGCCTCTTCATTGATGACATTGAAAAGAATGTCCAAGCTGCAAGGCAAATTGGGATGCAAGGGATTGCTTTTACAAACCTGGAAAAATTGAAAGAGCAGTTGCTTGGTATTCTTGGCTTGAAGGTTTAG
- a CDS encoding pseudouridine synthase, with amino-acid sequence MAPTRLQKFIASTGIVSRRKAETLITDGRVFVNGEKVTKLGTTINPAVDMVEVNGQMLTSVTDFRYIACNKPVGVTCTRAQYQSERTVYQLIPDARDLVIAGRLDKDSEGLVLLTNDGELTNLLTHPRYEHEKEYEVTLSRPLSTEADRALTEGIKLKEGMAKFDRIERVSPQIYHVTLHQGWNRQVRRMFGQLQGDVLRLRRIRMNKLTLGRLQPGAWKAVQRADIL; translated from the coding sequence ATGGCTCCCACCCGCCTCCAAAAATTTATTGCCAGTACGGGCATTGTGTCCCGCCGGAAAGCGGAGACGCTCATTACTGATGGTCGGGTTTTTGTAAATGGCGAAAAAGTGACCAAGCTTGGGACAACCATCAACCCTGCCGTGGACATGGTGGAGGTGAATGGGCAGATGCTCACCTCCGTTACAGACTTCCGGTACATTGCCTGCAACAAACCTGTTGGCGTCACCTGCACCCGGGCGCAGTACCAAAGTGAGCGGACGGTGTATCAACTTATTCCCGATGCTCGTGATTTAGTCATCGCTGGTCGCTTGGACAAAGACTCGGAAGGCCTGGTGCTTCTTACCAATGATGGCGAATTGACCAACCTGCTGACCCATCCACGGTACGAACATGAAAAAGAGTATGAAGTCACCTTGTCCCGGCCGCTGAGCACGGAGGCAGACCGCGCGCTTACTGAAGGAATCAAGCTCAAAGAGGGGATGGCCAAGTTTGATAGGATCGAACGGGTGTCGCCCCAAATCTACCACGTGACCCTGCACCAGGGCTGGAACCGGCAGGTGCGGCGGATGTTTGGGCAATTGCAGGGTGATGTGCTCCGGCTCCGTCGGATTCGAATGAATAAGCTGACTTTGGGTCGGCTGCAGCCGGGGGCGTGGAAAGCAGTCCAACGGGCGGATATTCTGTAA
- a CDS encoding septum formation initiator family protein, translating to MSAAKGKGKFARLLTSRGVIVLEVLIIAFLLVGITKEIVRRVALRREVAVLEKQIAELEAQNRSLGEYVAAINTDSFREREARKRLNLQKPGESVLIVPDTTTTEDATDTVATTQQTTSKSSNSHRWWTYFFGSAS from the coding sequence ATGTCTGCAGCAAAAGGAAAAGGAAAATTTGCGCGTCTCCTGACCTCCCGAGGCGTCATCGTGCTCGAGGTCTTGATCATTGCCTTTCTCCTGGTAGGGATTACCAAAGAGATTGTCCGGCGGGTGGCGTTGCGGCGTGAAGTGGCCGTGCTGGAAAAGCAGATTGCGGAGCTGGAAGCGCAGAACCGCAGCCTGGGCGAGTACGTGGCTGCCATTAATACGGACAGTTTCCGGGAGCGGGAAGCGCGCAAACGCCTGAATCTGCAGAAACCTGGGGAATCCGTGCTCATTGTGCCGGATACCACAACAACCGAAGACGCCACGGACACAGTTGCCACAACGCAGCAAACCACTTCCAAATCTTCAAATTCTCATCGCTGGTGGACGTACTTCTTTGGCTCCGCCTCCTAA
- a CDS encoding peptidylprolyl isomerase, which translates to MPDQNPVSNVPDTSLHPEHAAVHAEIAKAPGSLPDPEHHGLKQLPPPPIHWAKRIGLWLGAAIVVIVAVFAVGYMRFSWQQSTLLLPAQVLPYPVAIVAGQWVSYADYQKDVPNISRYLERNSPPDAKANEPLPWDVRVRQLALNKMVGEALLAKLAKERKVTVTDADVNQTFDAFVQQYSGTNNVEEDIQNLYGWTVEQFKVKVIRPQVYQQKLADSYIAEIRKEADGVRTEVMADTKRFADIAKEKSDDVSATKGGQLEAIKSDKIADEYGTAAEAVGALKEGAISEVLETPRGFEILWLEKRTAGAKSTDPATLMLRRILVTADVSTWLQDKVNTLAEEAKVMLFEPRFRWEAKCGILEKSEPSCTEAATDTNTNQ; encoded by the coding sequence ATGCCTGACCAAAACCCAGTAAGCAACGTGCCAGATACTTCACTTCACCCAGAGCACGCGGCCGTGCACGCGGAAATTGCCAAAGCCCCTGGCAGCTTGCCAGATCCAGAGCACCATGGCTTGAAGCAGTTGCCACCGCCACCTATCCACTGGGCAAAGCGGATTGGGTTGTGGCTTGGCGCGGCCATTGTAGTTATTGTTGCCGTTTTTGCCGTTGGGTACATGCGCTTTAGCTGGCAGCAGTCCACTCTGCTTTTACCGGCACAGGTGTTGCCCTACCCCGTGGCTATCGTCGCCGGGCAGTGGGTATCCTACGCTGACTATCAGAAAGATGTGCCAAATATTTCTCGGTATTTGGAACGCAATTCGCCACCAGACGCAAAGGCGAATGAGCCCTTGCCGTGGGACGTACGGGTGCGCCAACTTGCGCTGAACAAGATGGTGGGGGAGGCGCTTTTGGCAAAATTGGCCAAAGAGCGAAAAGTGACGGTGACCGATGCAGATGTGAACCAAACTTTTGACGCTTTTGTGCAGCAGTACAGCGGCACGAACAACGTGGAAGAGGATATTCAAAATCTCTACGGTTGGACCGTGGAGCAATTCAAGGTGAAAGTGATTCGACCGCAGGTGTACCAGCAGAAGTTGGCAGATTCCTACATTGCGGAAATTCGGAAGGAAGCTGATGGTGTGCGTACAGAAGTGATGGCAGATACCAAGCGGTTTGCTGACATTGCCAAAGAGAAAAGCGATGACGTGAGTGCGACCAAAGGTGGCCAGCTGGAAGCAATCAAGAGCGACAAGATCGCTGACGAATATGGCACTGCGGCAGAAGCGGTGGGTGCGTTGAAGGAAGGTGCAATTTCTGAGGTGCTGGAAACCCCGCGCGGGTTTGAAATACTGTGGTTGGAAAAGCGGACGGCAGGCGCAAAGAGCACGGATCCAGCCACGCTCATGCTTCGTCGGATTCTGGTCACGGCTGATGTGAGTACCTGGCTGCAGGACAAAGTGAACACCTTGGCGGAAGAAGCAAAGGTGATGCTCTTTGAACCCCGGTTCCGCTGGGAAGCGAAGTGTGGCATTTTGGAAAAGAGCGAACCAAGCTGTACGGAAGCTGCCACGGACACCAATACCAACCAATAA
- a CDS encoding RlpA-like double-psi beta-barrel domain-containing protein, which translates to MTQRQYIKKSLIILALVVGIGLVAPARAAEPTVVHLSADYATKGQEIRVENAFILGLRPNLFAAPAQVTVTPDAALPTALPSRYTAAGRAFSVSITPADGATIASSDLWLKQLATPVVNTKTVLLSYANGTWSIVGTKLGTDNFLTGATRALSFTVVPVTDVATTAGVFGPDAVVSPSSTVLPVDPTSAAQQIGYKSYTLTLPKGVVPAAGSFLATPDVPLPSPLPTYVKQRAAAVYVSLNAPDASLLRFNAPGLTIAPKVAVQNYRPLYIYFYNPVRKVWEVTKNKLFTNGYLVVVEDLREEVGIASWYRSTKYPDGVAHNVYPMGTKLRVTNVENGKSTIVRVVSRGPYVRGRIVDLVYTAFKKIKGTNGGVAKVKVAAVTPLVAGEQVVAPTPTPTATSTTAVALPITSTAGAVYDVDKGVLVAVKNADERHPIASLSKLMTALVYLDRKPTFQNVVTYQKSDATICSCLQVSVGETMTTNDLWHAMLIGSANNATRALVRSTKLTDAQFVKLMNEKAQALGLTSLTFGDPTGLDPANQGSAADMAKLAAIAFSKPEIQRVSVKKFYTFSTLNTKKAHTITNRNKLLQTQWQITGIKTGYIEESGYCLIGQVKGKTTSRTLVAVTLGNISSTKHYAEMENAFSVGFANLK; encoded by the coding sequence ATGACTCAGCGACAGTACATCAAAAAGAGTCTAATCATCCTCGCCTTGGTTGTTGGCATTGGCTTGGTTGCGCCAGCGCGCGCAGCTGAACCAACTGTGGTGCACCTTTCAGCAGACTATGCAACCAAAGGCCAGGAAATCCGAGTAGAGAATGCGTTCATCCTTGGTTTACGGCCAAACCTTTTTGCTGCACCTGCGCAGGTCACGGTAACGCCTGATGCAGCCCTCCCAACCGCGCTACCTAGCCGTTACACCGCTGCTGGCCGAGCTTTCAGTGTGAGCATCACCCCAGCGGATGGCGCAACCATTGCTTCGTCTGACCTCTGGTTGAAACAGCTCGCCACGCCCGTCGTCAATACCAAGACTGTGCTCCTGAGTTACGCAAACGGAACCTGGAGTATTGTGGGTACCAAACTTGGAACTGATAATTTCCTCACCGGCGCAACCCGCGCTTTGTCTTTCACCGTTGTTCCGGTAACCGATGTTGCAACCACGGCTGGAGTTTTTGGTCCCGATGCGGTGGTTTCGCCGTCCAGCACGGTTCTCCCAGTTGATCCAACAAGCGCAGCACAGCAGATTGGGTACAAATCCTACACGCTGACCCTACCCAAAGGGGTAGTTCCAGCGGCTGGGTCGTTCCTTGCAACACCAGATGTTCCATTACCTTCACCACTCCCAACCTACGTGAAGCAGCGCGCGGCTGCAGTGTACGTATCGCTCAATGCCCCGGATGCGTCACTCCTTCGTTTCAATGCGCCCGGCTTAACCATTGCACCAAAAGTTGCGGTGCAGAATTACCGTCCGCTGTACATCTACTTCTACAACCCCGTGCGGAAAGTGTGGGAGGTGACGAAGAACAAACTTTTTACCAACGGCTACCTGGTGGTGGTGGAAGATCTGCGTGAAGAAGTGGGGATTGCCAGCTGGTATCGCAGTACCAAGTACCCAGATGGCGTGGCGCACAATGTCTACCCCATGGGCACCAAGCTGAGGGTAACGAATGTAGAAAATGGAAAATCCACCATCGTCAGAGTGGTGTCCCGAGGACCTTACGTCCGCGGGCGGATAGTGGACCTGGTGTATACAGCCTTCAAGAAAATTAAAGGAACAAATGGTGGTGTGGCAAAAGTGAAAGTTGCAGCAGTCACCCCACTCGTTGCAGGTGAGCAGGTTGTTGCCCCAACGCCAACCCCAACCGCAACGTCAACTACCGCGGTTGCGCTGCCAATTACCAGTACGGCGGGCGCTGTCTACGATGTGGATAAGGGGGTACTGGTTGCGGTGAAAAACGCTGATGAGCGGCACCCAATTGCCAGTTTGTCCAAACTCATGACTGCCCTGGTCTACCTGGATCGGAAGCCAACATTCCAAAATGTGGTGACCTACCAGAAGAGTGATGCTACCATTTGCTCCTGCCTGCAGGTGTCGGTAGGGGAAACGATGACCACGAATGATTTGTGGCATGCCATGCTCATTGGGTCGGCGAATAATGCCACCCGCGCCTTGGTTCGATCCACCAAACTCACGGATGCGCAATTTGTGAAACTCATGAACGAGAAAGCCCAAGCATTGGGTTTGACCTCACTGACGTTTGGCGATCCCACAGGTCTGGACCCTGCAAACCAGGGCTCAGCTGCAGACATGGCCAAGCTCGCCGCTATTGCCTTCAGCAAGCCAGAAATCCAGCGTGTCTCGGTGAAGAAGTTCTACACCTTTAGCACCTTGAATACAAAGAAAGCGCACACCATAACGAATCGGAATAAGTTGTTGCAGACGCAGTGGCAAATTACCGGCATCAAAACCGGATACATTGAGGAATCCGGTTACTGTCTCATTGGCCAGGTGAAAGGGAAGACCACGAGCCGGACACTGGTTGCCGTCACCCTTGGGAATATTTCCAGCACCAAGCACTATGCGGAAATGGAAAATGCCTTCAGCGTCGGTTTTGCAAATCTCAAATGA
- the ftsE gene encoding cell division ATP-binding protein FtsE, producing the protein MITLENVTKFYPHGVTALKDISVRIESGEFVSIVGQSGTGKTTLAKLIIAEEQPSSGRVIIGDWDITKINSKDVPLLRRQIGVVFQDFKLLPQKTLFENVAFALEVSGASTEKIKQIVPQVLKIVGLEHKQKRFPREVSGGEQQRVVIARSLVHRPKILVADEPTGNLDTINAHEIVELLLKINSFGTTIVLVTHNREIVNGLRKRVLTMDRGHLVADQSTGKYRL; encoded by the coding sequence ATGATTACGCTGGAGAACGTTACAAAGTTTTACCCACACGGCGTGACAGCGCTGAAGGATATTTCGGTGCGGATAGAGTCGGGTGAGTTTGTCTCCATTGTGGGGCAGTCGGGTACTGGGAAGACGACCTTGGCAAAACTCATTATTGCAGAGGAGCAACCCAGCTCTGGCCGGGTGATTATTGGCGATTGGGATATTACAAAAATTAACTCCAAGGACGTGCCGCTGCTTCGCCGGCAAATTGGAGTGGTGTTCCAAGATTTTAAACTCCTGCCCCAGAAGACGCTGTTTGAGAATGTCGCCTTTGCCTTGGAGGTGTCTGGAGCGTCAACGGAGAAAATTAAGCAGATTGTCCCGCAGGTGCTAAAAATTGTGGGCCTGGAGCACAAGCAGAAACGTTTCCCCCGGGAAGTGTCGGGTGGGGAGCAGCAGCGGGTAGTCATTGCGCGGTCATTGGTACACCGGCCCAAGATTTTGGTGGCGGATGAACCAACCGGGAATTTGGATACTATTAACGCTCATGAAATTGTGGAGCTGCTTTTGAAGATTAATAGCTTCGGCACCACCATCGTCTTGGTGACCCACAACCGGGAAATTGTGAATGGTCTGCGGAAACGCGTGCTCACCATGGATCGGGGGCACCTGGTGGCTGACCAGAGTACTGGAAAATACCGCTTATGA
- a CDS encoding permease-like cell division protein FtsX, giving the protein MILLQTSRALKFAAQNFKRNLWLSIVTVIILTVATFSVSLVAALQALGQRALQTVEQRVDVSLELKREVTDAQAQELRERLAQLPHVQKIVFQSQTEALEAFRTLHADDPNIQQLLQELTENPLPGRLVITAERLEDYETVLQAIDSPENSGLVENKDRDFKDAKAVMEKLQSITQRVRQVGFAVSAVFVLLSLIVVFNTIRIAIYTHREEIGIMRLVGASNAFIRAPFILESALYSIIGAGAAVLLMLFLWQSAAPAMHRFFFSGTDVSVQGILQTNFWPILGFEFLGAVVLCVVSAVIATRRYLKV; this is encoded by the coding sequence ATGATCCTTCTGCAAACTTCACGCGCGCTCAAGTTTGCCGCCCAGAATTTTAAGCGAAATTTGTGGTTGTCGATCGTGACCGTCATCATCCTCACAGTGGCAACCTTTTCCGTAAGCTTAGTGGCTGCCCTCCAAGCCTTAGGCCAACGTGCGTTGCAAACCGTGGAGCAGCGCGTGGATGTTTCTTTGGAATTGAAACGGGAGGTGACTGATGCGCAGGCGCAAGAACTCCGGGAGCGTTTGGCGCAATTGCCACATGTGCAGAAGATTGTTTTCCAGAGCCAAACTGAAGCGTTGGAAGCGTTTCGAACGTTGCACGCCGATGACCCAAATATTCAGCAACTGCTACAAGAGCTAACGGAAAATCCTCTACCAGGTCGGTTGGTTATTACCGCTGAACGATTGGAGGATTACGAAACTGTGCTGCAAGCTATTGATTCCCCTGAGAACAGCGGTCTGGTAGAGAATAAAGATCGAGACTTCAAGGACGCCAAAGCTGTGATGGAGAAGTTGCAATCCATTACCCAACGAGTACGGCAAGTGGGTTTTGCGGTGAGTGCCGTGTTCGTCTTGCTCTCGCTCATTGTGGTGTTCAATACCATCCGGATCGCCATCTACACTCATCGGGAAGAGATTGGGATCATGCGCTTGGTAGGTGCATCCAATGCGTTCATCCGCGCGCCTTTCATACTCGAAAGTGCATTGTATAGTATCATTGGCGCGGGTGCTGCAGTGCTGCTGATGCTCTTCCTGTGGCAGAGCGCTGCGCCAGCGATGCATAGGTTTTTCTTCAGTGGCACAGATGTGAGTGTCCAAGGGATTTTGCAAACCAATTTTTGGCCAATTCTGGGCTTCGAATTTTTGGGCGCTGTGGTGCTCTGTGTGGTCAGCGCAGTCATTGCCACCCGGCGGTACTTGAAAGTCTAG